One part of the Candidatus Eisenbacteria bacterium genome encodes these proteins:
- a CDS encoding GHMP kinase codes for MSRPIFRARAPLRISFCGGGTDVSPYPERHGGVVLSVTIDKYAYATLRPKPGSAITLTSLDYDVVAKYRHSKAMQLDGNLDLVKQVVKRMSRGTGLELFLHSDAPPGSGLGSSSTLVVALIGAFLEWRSRPLTDYGIAELAYKIEREDLRIAGGRQDQYAATFGGFNFIEFFGDRTVVNPLRIRPAIVNELQYRLLLCYTGQSRLSSSIIRRQTRSFVRAERSVVKALHELRTLTADMKDALLLGRLERFGELLHEAWLHKRRLDPQISNSSIDEMYAEARRRGATGGKILGAGGGGYLLLFCRFDRKHRIAAQLEKMGGQVVEFSFESQGLQSWVAG; via the coding sequence GTGAGCCGGCCCATCTTCCGCGCGCGCGCGCCGCTGCGCATCAGCTTCTGCGGCGGCGGCACCGACGTCAGCCCGTACCCGGAGCGGCACGGCGGCGTGGTGCTGTCGGTGACCATCGACAAGTACGCCTACGCCACGCTGCGCCCGAAGCCGGGCTCGGCCATCACGCTCACCTCGCTCGACTACGACGTGGTGGCCAAGTACCGCCACTCCAAGGCCATGCAGCTGGACGGCAACCTGGACCTGGTCAAGCAGGTGGTGAAGCGCATGAGCCGGGGCACGGGGCTGGAGCTGTTCCTGCATTCCGACGCGCCGCCGGGCTCGGGGCTGGGCTCGTCCAGCACGCTGGTGGTCGCGCTGATCGGCGCGTTCCTGGAATGGCGCTCGCGCCCGCTCACCGACTACGGGATCGCCGAGCTGGCGTACAAGATCGAACGCGAGGACCTGCGCATCGCCGGCGGCCGGCAGGACCAGTACGCCGCCACCTTCGGCGGATTCAATTTCATCGAGTTCTTCGGCGACCGCACCGTGGTGAACCCGCTGCGCATCCGCCCCGCGATCGTCAACGAGCTGCAGTACCGGCTGCTGCTGTGCTACACCGGGCAGAGCCGGCTTTCCTCGAGCATCATCAGGCGCCAGACGCGCAGCTTCGTGCGGGCCGAGCGTTCCGTGGTGAAGGCGCTCCACGAGCTGCGCACGCTCACCGCCGACATGAAGGACGCGCTGCTCCTGGGCCGCCTGGAGCGCTTCGGGGAGCTGTTGCACGAGGCGTGGCTCCACAAGCGCCGGCTCGACCCCCAGATCTCCAACAGCTCCATTGACGAGATGTACGCGGAGGCGCGCCGCCGGGGCGCGACCGGCGGCAAGATCCTGGGTGCGGGCGGGGGCGGCTACCTGCTGCTCTTCTGCCGTTTCGACCGCAAGCACCGGATCGCGGCCCAGCTCGAGAAGATGGGCGGCCAGGTGGTGGAGTTCAGCTTCGAATCGCAGGGGCTCCAGTCGTGGGTCGCCGGCTGA
- a CDS encoding DUF2723 domain-containing protein, giving the protein MNHRLLNRLMTALSVALPFIVYMRTMPRTVPFWDAGEFISVSKILGIPHPPGTPLFVLTGHVFGLLPFWNYATRINFVSVVTGMLTIAFTYLLVQKAVMHLPLFAGATGRGAASGEAETAEPTGEASADLAERHWLSYIAGLVAAWSTAFSHSFWNTSTEIAHVHVGASAIMFFSLWVSVNWWERLGEKGNERRLLVIWYLLCAGIGWHLGGFLVLPAVVMFTLVVDWRRSWWIGIGAVIFVLWMNGTGMLMRRADELQHDVRTALLSGLILLALALAAHVLLRRNLRPFLWVSVGALVAGLSVHGYLVVRAKQNPIINEAAPSTWNALWKQFTREQYAPPSPLERSGNWTYQFEHMFLRYFRDEFTLGPPMQSKPGVRPWTGLLAFLAMGIPLVLGEFGRLYHLLKGRGKPDAWWIAHLVTWVLIVALFRLGGRVGGEFMGQPFDGAALAIALFFLMCVADVALAVAWQRPLYVLVSTAFLMGSLWLVIYLNFKDPQVRERDYFFLWGYEAFTVWMGVGAAGVIHEVIRLLKLQALRRVLVPVLGLLALCMPVATCAHYYFEQDRTGNFVARDYAYNMLAPLAQGAIIFTNGDNDTFPLWYLQEVEGIRSDVRVVNLSLLNTTWYIKQMRDLEPRVPIQFTDSEVDALEPYRAPDGSIVLVKDILVHHIVRENAYRKPIYLAVTVPEQMGLERQLMLEGLAFRILPDSAHEPVNVEATRKAVYETFLYRGLLDAQGNLTPVPYKDDNAVRLAGNYASAHMRLAFYYRDRNELAKAVAELDRAEKISPDFSGIPVTRGMFYQERGDSASALRSFQDGLKRFPDNAELNYRMGIMVALKGDYQGGYEHLERAWRAEPDNATVALSLFTLMVQMGKIDAAESMIRSYMDAHPDDQRARAVYQDVMRRIGRTPAGAALPPPATLPGGGIEGP; this is encoded by the coding sequence ATGAACCACCGTCTGCTCAACCGGCTGATGACGGCGCTGAGCGTCGCGCTGCCGTTCATCGTCTACATGCGCACCATGCCGCGCACCGTGCCCTTCTGGGACGCGGGCGAGTTCATCTCGGTCTCGAAGATCCTGGGGATTCCGCACCCCCCGGGCACGCCGCTGTTCGTGCTCACCGGCCACGTGTTCGGACTGTTGCCGTTCTGGAACTACGCCACGCGGATCAACTTCGTTTCGGTGGTCACCGGCATGCTCACCATCGCCTTCACCTACCTGCTGGTGCAGAAGGCGGTGATGCACCTGCCGCTGTTCGCCGGCGCCACCGGGCGCGGGGCGGCCTCGGGCGAGGCCGAGACGGCCGAACCCACCGGGGAGGCGTCCGCGGACCTGGCCGAGCGGCACTGGCTCTCCTACATCGCCGGCCTGGTGGCGGCGTGGTCCACGGCGTTCTCGCACAGCTTCTGGAACACCTCCACCGAGATCGCGCACGTGCACGTGGGCGCATCGGCGATCATGTTCTTCTCGCTGTGGGTGTCGGTGAACTGGTGGGAGCGGCTCGGGGAGAAGGGCAACGAGCGCCGGCTGCTGGTGATCTGGTACCTCCTGTGCGCCGGAATCGGCTGGCACCTGGGGGGCTTCCTGGTGCTTCCGGCCGTGGTCATGTTCACGCTGGTGGTGGACTGGCGGCGCTCGTGGTGGATCGGCATCGGGGCGGTGATCTTCGTGCTGTGGATGAACGGCACCGGGATGCTGATGCGCCGCGCCGACGAGCTGCAGCACGACGTGCGCACCGCGCTGCTCTCGGGCCTGATCCTGCTGGCCCTGGCGCTGGCCGCCCACGTGCTCCTGCGCCGGAACCTGCGGCCCTTCCTGTGGGTGTCGGTGGGCGCGCTGGTGGCGGGCCTCAGCGTGCACGGTTACCTGGTGGTCCGGGCGAAGCAGAATCCCATCATCAACGAGGCCGCCCCCTCCACCTGGAACGCGCTGTGGAAGCAGTTCACCCGCGAGCAGTACGCGCCGCCCAGCCCGCTGGAGCGCAGCGGGAACTGGACCTACCAGTTCGAACACATGTTCCTGCGCTACTTCAGGGACGAGTTCACCCTGGGCCCGCCGATGCAGTCGAAGCCCGGCGTGCGGCCGTGGACCGGCCTGCTGGCGTTCCTGGCCATGGGCATCCCTCTGGTGCTCGGGGAGTTCGGCCGGCTGTACCACCTGCTCAAGGGGCGGGGGAAGCCGGACGCCTGGTGGATCGCGCACCTGGTGACCTGGGTGCTCATCGTGGCGCTGTTCCGGCTGGGCGGGCGCGTCGGGGGCGAGTTCATGGGCCAGCCCTTCGACGGCGCGGCCCTGGCCATCGCGCTGTTCTTCCTGATGTGCGTGGCGGACGTGGCGCTGGCGGTGGCGTGGCAGCGGCCGCTGTACGTGCTGGTGAGCACCGCGTTCCTGATGGGCAGCCTGTGGCTGGTGATCTACCTGAACTTCAAGGACCCCCAGGTGCGCGAGCGGGACTACTTCTTCCTGTGGGGCTACGAGGCCTTCACGGTGTGGATGGGCGTGGGCGCGGCCGGGGTCATCCACGAGGTCATCCGGCTGCTGAAGCTTCAGGCTTTGCGCCGCGTGCTGGTGCCCGTTCTGGGGCTGCTGGCGCTGTGCATGCCGGTGGCCACCTGCGCGCACTACTACTTCGAGCAGGACCGCACCGGCAACTTCGTGGCGCGCGACTACGCCTACAACATGCTCGCCCCGCTGGCCCAGGGCGCCATCATCTTCACCAACGGCGACAACGACACCTTCCCGCTGTGGTACCTGCAGGAGGTGGAGGGCATCCGCAGCGACGTGCGCGTGGTGAACCTGTCGCTGCTGAACACCACCTGGTACATCAAGCAGATGCGCGACCTGGAGCCGAGGGTGCCCATCCAGTTCACCGACTCGGAGGTGGACGCGCTGGAGCCCTACCGCGCCCCGGACGGCAGCATCGTGCTGGTGAAGGACATCCTGGTGCACCACATCGTGCGCGAGAACGCCTACCGCAAGCCGATCTACCTGGCGGTGACGGTGCCCGAGCAGATGGGCCTGGAGCGGCAGCTGATGCTGGAGGGCCTGGCGTTCCGCATCCTGCCCGACAGCGCCCACGAGCCGGTGAACGTGGAGGCCACGCGCAAGGCGGTGTACGAGACCTTCCTGTACCGCGGCCTCCTGGACGCGCAGGGCAACCTGACACCGGTGCCGTACAAGGACGACAACGCGGTGCGGCTCGCGGGCAATTACGCCTCGGCCCACATGCGGCTGGCCTTCTACTACCGGGACCGCAACGAGCTGGCCAAGGCCGTCGCCGAACTGGACCGGGCGGAGAAGATCTCGCCCGACTTCTCGGGCATCCCGGTGACGCGGGGCATGTTCTACCAGGAGCGCGGCGACAGCGCCAGCGCCCTGCGGTCCTTCCAGGACGGCCTGAAGCGCTTCCCGGACAACGCCGAGCTCAACTACCGGATGGGCATCATGGTGGCGCTCAAGGGTGACTACCAGGGCGGCTACGAGCACCTGGAGCGCGCATGGCGCGCGGAGCCCGACAACGCCACGGTGGCGCTGAGCCTGTTCACGCTCATGGTGCAGATGGGCAAGATCGACGCGGCCGAGAGCATGATCCGCTCCTACATGGACGCGCACCCCGACGATCAGCGCGCCCGCGCCGTGTACCAGGACGTGATGCGCCGCATCGGCCGCACCCCGGCCGGCGCGGCGTTGCCCCCGCCGGCGACCCTGCCGGGCGGTGGGATCGAGGGGCCGTGA
- a CDS encoding glycosyltransferase produces MKIALVGPACPLRGGIAQYLALLFQALSLRHEVRFYSFYRQYPSFLFPGRTQREEDEPALRVPSEPVLDSMNPLSWWAAGRRVAAFRPDAVVYKWWTPFFAPSYDAVGGAARRAGARVLYVCDNVTPHERGGLDGWLTRWGLSKVDGALVMSESVRQDLLRFRPGIPHRLVKHPLYTQFGEARDRAAARAELGLQGDVILFFGFIRGYKGLDVLLRALGRVRRPVTLCVVGEFYEDRAPYDRLIVDLGLEGRVRVLDRFAGEAEVRTYFSACDAAVLPYKTATQSGVIPLAYAMQCPVITTRVGGLPEVVEEGGTGLLVPPEDPEALAAAIDLFYERGGRDAFVPRILEYRRQFQWDALVTALEELAR; encoded by the coding sequence GTGAAGATCGCCCTCGTCGGGCCCGCCTGCCCACTGCGCGGGGGAATCGCCCAGTACCTGGCGCTGCTCTTCCAGGCGCTCTCGCTGCGCCACGAGGTGCGGTTCTATTCGTTCTACCGGCAATACCCGTCCTTCCTGTTCCCCGGCCGGACGCAGCGTGAGGAGGACGAGCCCGCGCTGCGCGTGCCCTCCGAACCGGTGCTGGACTCCATGAACCCGCTCTCGTGGTGGGCGGCCGGCCGGCGTGTGGCCGCCTTCCGCCCGGACGCCGTGGTGTACAAGTGGTGGACCCCCTTCTTCGCGCCCAGCTACGACGCGGTCGGCGGCGCGGCCCGGCGCGCGGGCGCGCGGGTGCTGTACGTGTGCGACAACGTCACCCCGCACGAGCGCGGCGGGCTGGACGGCTGGCTGACCCGCTGGGGCCTCTCGAAGGTGGACGGCGCGCTGGTGATGTCGGAGTCGGTGCGGCAGGACCTGCTGCGTTTCCGCCCCGGCATCCCGCACCGGCTGGTGAAGCACCCGCTGTACACGCAGTTCGGCGAGGCGCGCGACCGCGCGGCAGCCCGCGCGGAGCTGGGCCTGCAGGGAGACGTGATCCTCTTCTTCGGGTTCATCCGCGGCTACAAGGGCCTCGACGTGCTGCTGCGCGCGCTGGGCCGGGTTCGCCGGCCGGTGACCCTGTGCGTGGTGGGCGAGTTCTACGAGGACCGCGCACCCTACGACCGGCTGATCGTCGATCTGGGTCTCGAGGGCCGGGTGCGGGTGCTGGACCGCTTCGCCGGGGAGGCCGAGGTGAGGACGTACTTCTCCGCGTGCGACGCGGCGGTGCTGCCCTACAAGACCGCCACCCAGAGCGGCGTGATCCCGCTGGCCTACGCCATGCAGTGCCCGGTGATCACCACGCGCGTGGGCGGCCTGCCCGAAGTGGTGGAGGAGGGCGGGACCGGCCTGCTGGTTCCGCCGGAGGACCCGGAGGCGCTGGCCGCGGCCATCGACCTCTTCTACGAGCGCGGCGGGCGCGACGCCTTCGTGCCCCGCATTCTCGAGTACCGCAGGCAGTTCCAGTGGGATGCCCTGGTGACCGCGCTCGAGGAGCTGGCGCGATGA
- a CDS encoding glycosyltransferase family 2 protein: MSIVIPVLNESESLPELVRRIREALADAPYAWEVLFVDDGSTDATYATLERLHAEDARVRAIRFRRNYGKSPALAVAFREARGARVVTMDGDLQDDPREVPKLLAKLDEGFDLVSGWKRVRHDPWTKTAPSKLFNLVTSAMSGIRLHDFNCGLKAYRSEVTQTLEVYGELHRYLPVLAHFNGFRVAEIPVEHHPRVHGQSKFGAARFLNGFLDLLTVLFVTSGRRSPLHVFGRMALVFFALGGLMLAYVVARWVVGDPIRVRPLLLFGVGFEIVAIQFVSLGLLGELIARHRSPDEYNVRGRLG, translated from the coding sequence CTGAGCATCGTCATCCCGGTGCTGAACGAGTCGGAGAGCCTGCCCGAGCTGGTGCGCCGGATCCGCGAGGCGCTGGCGGACGCGCCCTACGCCTGGGAGGTGCTGTTCGTGGACGACGGCAGCACCGACGCCACGTACGCGACGCTGGAACGCCTGCACGCGGAGGACGCGCGGGTGCGGGCCATCCGCTTCCGGCGCAACTACGGGAAGTCCCCGGCCCTGGCGGTGGCCTTCCGGGAGGCGCGCGGGGCGCGCGTGGTGACCATGGACGGCGACCTGCAGGACGACCCGCGGGAGGTTCCGAAGCTGCTGGCCAAGCTCGACGAGGGCTTCGACCTGGTCTCGGGGTGGAAGCGGGTGCGCCACGACCCCTGGACCAAGACCGCGCCGAGCAAGCTGTTCAACCTGGTCACCTCGGCCATGAGCGGCATCCGCCTGCACGACTTCAACTGCGGGCTCAAGGCCTACCGCAGCGAGGTGACGCAGACGCTGGAGGTGTACGGCGAGCTGCACCGCTACCTGCCGGTGCTGGCGCACTTCAACGGCTTCCGCGTGGCCGAGATCCCCGTGGAGCACCACCCGCGCGTGCACGGGCAGAGCAAGTTCGGGGCGGCGCGCTTCCTGAACGGGTTCCTGGACCTGCTCACGGTGCTGTTTGTCACCAGCGGCCGGCGCAGCCCCTTGCACGTGTTCGGGCGCATGGCGCTGGTGTTCTTCGCGCTGGGCGGGCTGATGCTGGCCTACGTGGTGGCCCGCTGGGTGGTGGGTGATCCCATCCGCGTGCGGCCGCTGCTGCTCTTCGGCGTGGGATTCGAGATCGTGGCCATCCAGTTCGTGTCGCTGGGGCTGCTGGGGGAGCTGATCGCCCGCCATCGCTCGCCGGACGAGTACAACGTCCGCGGGCGCCTGGGCTGA
- a CDS encoding NTP transferase domain-containing protein: MTARTAAVLAGGLGTRLAPALPGVPKALAPVAGEPFLAKLLRWAAAGGTERAVLLCGHLAPALEGFARGWNAAGRGPVVDISVEPAPLGTGGAVRFALERLPEEFFLLNGDTLCPVPLGSMAEAHRRGGAAATLAAVHEAEGASRGALEMDQEDRVLGFAEKGRRGPGWINAGVYRLRRSLFEGLPAGAAASLETDLLPAWIARGERVRAFRTDAPFLDIGTPADWDRAQTEGWLP, from the coding sequence GTGACGGCGCGGACCGCCGCGGTGCTCGCGGGCGGCCTGGGCACGAGACTGGCCCCGGCGCTGCCGGGCGTGCCCAAGGCGCTGGCCCCGGTGGCCGGCGAGCCGTTCCTGGCGAAGCTGCTGCGGTGGGCCGCGGCGGGCGGGACGGAGCGCGCGGTGTTGCTGTGCGGGCACCTCGCTCCGGCCCTGGAGGGGTTCGCGCGCGGGTGGAACGCCGCGGGCCGCGGGCCGGTCGTGGACATCAGCGTGGAGCCCGCGCCGCTGGGTACCGGAGGGGCGGTGCGCTTCGCGCTGGAGCGGCTGCCGGAGGAGTTCTTCCTGCTGAACGGGGACACGCTCTGCCCGGTGCCCCTGGGGTCGATGGCGGAGGCGCACCGGCGGGGAGGCGCGGCCGCCACGCTGGCCGCGGTGCACGAGGCCGAGGGCGCCTCCAGGGGCGCGCTCGAGATGGACCAGGAGGACCGGGTGCTGGGATTCGCAGAGAAGGGACGCCGCGGGCCGGGCTGGATCAACGCCGGCGTCTACCGCTTGCGCCGCTCGTTGTTCGAGGGCCTGCCGGCGGGCGCGGCAGCCTCGCTGGAAACCGACCTGCTGCCCGCCTGGATCGCCCGGGGGGAGCGCGTGCGGGCCTTCCGCACCGACGCGCCGTTCCTGGACATCGGCACGCCCGCCGACTGGGACCGCGCGCAGACCGAAGGCTGGCTGCCGTGA
- a CDS encoding glycosyltransferase family 2 protein, producing MSVTGAGAPSVWVIVLQWNGWALTRDCLESLARRTYPGATVVVVDNGSTDGSAAALRGGAGEGVRVIENGRNLLFAEGNNVALREAVAAGADYALLLNNDTLVDPGFLEPLVGFLESNPGAGAVAPIIYYAEPRDRVWFAGGLVNFWLGLTAHRGLRRFDRGQFRGPRRCDYLTGCALLVRRTVLETVGMLDPGYTIYAEDADFSVRMTRAGHTLWCVPESKVWHRISASSGGGRTPFKVYHSAVSNWKLFSRHARPWHWLTWPACAAGLHLARAAASLLRGRPALAGAAMRGLWDGLRGARATA from the coding sequence GTGAGCGTCACGGGCGCCGGCGCACCCTCGGTGTGGGTGATCGTGCTCCAGTGGAACGGCTGGGCGCTCACGCGGGACTGCCTGGAGTCGCTGGCGCGGCGAACGTATCCCGGCGCCACCGTGGTGGTGGTGGACAACGGCTCCACCGACGGCTCCGCCGCGGCGTTGCGCGGGGGGGCGGGGGAGGGCGTGCGGGTGATCGAGAACGGCCGGAACCTGCTCTTCGCGGAGGGCAACAACGTGGCCCTGCGCGAGGCGGTGGCCGCCGGCGCCGACTATGCGCTGCTGCTCAACAACGACACGCTGGTGGACCCCGGCTTCCTGGAGCCGCTGGTGGGGTTCCTGGAATCCAATCCCGGCGCCGGGGCCGTGGCGCCGATCATCTACTACGCCGAGCCGCGCGACCGCGTGTGGTTCGCGGGCGGGCTGGTGAACTTCTGGCTGGGGCTCACCGCCCACCGGGGGCTGCGCCGGTTCGACCGCGGCCAGTTCCGCGGCCCGCGCCGCTGCGACTACCTGACCGGCTGCGCCCTGCTGGTGCGCCGGACGGTGCTGGAGACGGTGGGCATGCTCGATCCCGGCTACACCATCTACGCGGAGGACGCCGACTTCTCGGTGCGCATGACGCGCGCCGGTCACACCCTGTGGTGCGTGCCGGAGTCGAAGGTGTGGCACCGCATCTCGGCCAGCAGCGGGGGGGGCCGCACGCCGTTCAAGGTCTACCACTCGGCGGTGAGCAACTGGAAGCTGTTCTCGCGCCACGCGAGGCCGTGGCACTGGCTCACCTGGCCGGCCTGCGCCGCGGGCCTCCACCTGGCCCGGGCGGCGGCGTCGCTGTTGCGCGGGCGCCCGGCCCTGGCCGGCGCCGCGATGCGCGGGCTGTGGGACGGGCTGCGCGGCGCGAGGGCGACGGCGTGA